A window of the Helianthus annuus cultivar XRQ/B chromosome 4, HanXRQr2.0-SUNRISE, whole genome shotgun sequence genome harbors these coding sequences:
- the LOC110937535 gene encoding putative RING-H2 finger protein ATL21A, whose amino-acid sequence MEDLNIFLHLIILTLILHLHTSLASSYDCPISYCGSSAYSIRFPFRVIGQQPDVCGYPGFNLWCNKQGNLVLNLPNSGNFSVRTIDYRSQVIQIYDPSGCSAARRLTLDLSGSPFSGSPSRNYTILRCPVEVTMSRYITVGCLTNSTYSTLATSSVSFGTAMAKRTDCEIIGSIRSPISWYQDQEGLTSDLNMDISLTWDNPNCQECIEEGGTCGYTNTTMQEIACFENTEKGNKKMTIALIIVSIALALPAIAASIAMAYYIWRDYRRVATWVARNATRNVTAVTPETAMVPHGGTVIGLDQLTIESYTKVALGESKRLPGHEDAACSICLSEYNVKEIVRCIPECRHCFHAECIDEWLKLKGTCPVCRNTPSPPRVDL is encoded by the exons ATGGAAGATCTCAATATCTTCCTTCACCTCATAATCCTGACCCTAATCTTACACCTTCATACTTCATTAGCATCATCATACGACTGCCCGATTTCCTATTGTGGCTCGAGTGCATACTCAATTCGGTTCCCTTTTCGTGTGATAGGCCAACAACCCGACGTATGTGGTTATCCGGGCTTTAATCTATGGTGTAACAAACAAGGAAACTTGGTACTCAACCTCCCGAATTCAGGAAATTTTTCGGTCAGAACCATTGATTACCGATCTCAAGTTATCCAAATTTATGACCCGTCTGGCTGTTCTGCTGCTCGCCGTTTGACTTTGGACCTATCGGGTTCACCTTTTTCGGGTTCTCCAAGTCGAAACTACACGATTTTGCGCTGCCCGGTTGAGGTCACGATGTCGCGTTACATCACTGTTGGTTGTCTAACCAATTCTACATATTCAACTTTAGCTACTTCTTCTGTGAGTTTTGGTACCGCGATGGCTAAGCGCACGGATTGTGAGATCATCGGTTCTATACGGAGCCCAATATCGTGGTATCAAGATCAAGAAGGGCTTACATCTGACCTAAATATGGATATATCTTTGACATGGGATAATCCTAATTGTCAAGAGTGTATAGAAGAGGGTGGGACTTGTGGTTACACAAATACCACTATGCAAGAGATTGCATGCTTCGAAAATACCGAAAAGG GCAATAAAAAAATGACAATAGCTTTGATAATCGTGTCGATAGCTCTAGCTCTACCGGCCATAGCAGCGTCTATAGCGATGGCATATTATATATGGAGGGACTACAGAAGAGTAGCCACGTGGGTTGCAAGAAATGCAACACGGAATGTCACCGCAGTGACACCAGAGACCGCCATGGTTCCACATGGCGGTACGGTCATAGGTCTTGACCAGTTGACCATAGAGTCCTACACAAAAGTGGCTCTAGGGGAAAGCAAACGCCTTCCCGGACATGAAGATGCCGCATGCTCCATATGCCTGTCGGAATACAATGTTAAGGAGATAGTCAGATGCATTCCCGAGTGTAGGCATTGCTTCCATGCTGAGTGTATCGATGAGTGGCTTAAGTTGAAAGGGACATGCCCCGTTTGTAGGAATACACCTTCTCCACCTCGTGTGGACTTATAA
- the LOC110937536 gene encoding probable F-box protein At3g61730, which yields MGKRLRVSKSICSCASPRFSSAPIASFSRHDMDIWTEIAKYLDGKSLMMLAATNKWFFSTLMDDSIWKFACLRDLQVPDSPEVRFKWSKLYASAFGGSHSYSFRQKEKHIDWMRIGAFSFDSPDAFLMENLICPPKLPTEDTVQKMLDSDGSCILHNIKTGIWIADLQLVRCPVCDLNTCDGTMQVLDARHLELFLNDGFVNGSWGYELVGSHDIKRHVNSASGGILDVKHFKSPYTADLFNLKSWVGKSNDWQPKAMVTYNAVAINTNLQDNDGLHIKYHVMMSGDTGEVVAIRISQQLL from the exons ATGGGGAAACGATTGCGTGTATCCAAATCGATTTGCAGCTGTGCATCTCCTCGCTTCTCTTCCGCGCCGATTGCTTCTTTCTCACG GCATGACATGGATATATGGACGGAAATCGCCAAGTATTTGGATGGGAAGTCGTTGATGATGCTGGCAGCAACCAACAAATGGTTCTTTAGCACTTTAATGGACGATAGTATTTGGAAATTTGCTTGTTTGCGTGATCTTCAGGTCCCTGATTCCCCTGAAGTGAGATTTAAATGGTCCAAGCTCTATGCATCAGCTTTTG GTGGAAGTCATTCTTATTCCTTCCGTCAGAAGGAGAAGCATATTG ATTGGATGAGAATTGGTGCATTTTCCTTCGACTCGCCAGATGCATTCCTCATGGAGAATCTTATCTGCCCTCCAAAGCTTCCAACAGAAGATACCGTGCAGAAGATGCTGGACTCTGACGGGTCTTGTATATTGCACAACATCAAAACTGGAATATGGATAGCAG ATTTACAGCTTGTTCGGTGCCCTGTATGTGACCTGAACACATGTGATG GAACAATGCAGGTACTGGATGCCAGACACTTGGAGCTCTTCCTCAATGACGGGTTCGTAAATGGAAGCTGGGGGTACGAGCTGGTAGGATCTCATGACATCAAAAGACATGTAAACAGTGCATCTGGTGGCATTTTGGACGTCAAACACTTTAAGAGTCCATACACAGCTG ACCTGTTCAATCTCAAGTCATGGGTGGGGAAGTCCAATGATTGGCAACCGAAAGCTATGGTGACTTACAATGCAGTCGCTATCAACACAAATCTACAAGATAATGATG GCCTTCATATTAAATACCATGTCATGATGTCTGGAGACACTGGTGAAGTTGTGGCAATCCGTATATCCCAACAACTACTCTGA